The following is a genomic window from Microtus pennsylvanicus isolate mMicPen1 chromosome 3, mMicPen1.hap1, whole genome shotgun sequence.
TGtgtgcctggaatcccagtgtTGGGGGAAGATGTGGGCAGATCCAGGAGCCAGACTAGGCTGCACTGGGATGCTTctgtgagaaactgtctcaagggaataaggtaaGACAAGATGCCTCTGTCCTCTTCCAGCGTATGCACTtgtgtacacgtacacacacacacacacacacacacactgttctgcTAGGGACCAGAGGGGCCCACCCTTCAGAGAGCCTGGCAGGAGGGAAGAGTTGACCCAGATAGGATCACTGCTGGTCATCTCAGGTGAAGGAAGAAAGCAactcccctgcagctggagcctAGGACAGGGCCTTCTAGGTCTTCTCAGGTCTTCAAAATGCTTCAGGGCGAAGACTTCTCCATTGATGGGCTGGGCAGCTGTGTAGGGGAATTTCTGATTCCTTCTAAATGTTATCTAGAGAGCAGAATAAAGAGCCTTTGTTGAGAAACTGCTCAAGTCTGTCCACGAGTGCCTGCCTCTCCGAGTTCTGCCGGTGCTAGATAAAGAAGCCATTGCCTCAGGAAGGCCAGGCCAAGGAGCTGGGCATCCTGTGATCTTCAGTCTCCTGAGACCGATGAAATCAAGCTGGAAACACTGTCTTGGCTTTGAAGTGGAGAGAGCAGCAGAGAGCCCACTGTTTGAGGCGGTCGCCTGGGGTTCTGTAGGAAGGGTGGACACAGCATCCACAGGTGGCTGCTTCACTAAAATGCTGCAGGAGTCAGTCTTCGGGAAAGGTCTGCTTGGTTAGGTTTGGGAAGTGACATCACCAGGCCTCTAGCTCTGAAGAGCTCACGCACTCAACTAACTTGTAGCTCttcagaaagagagggggaggatacctgggtatagctcagttggcggagtgcttgcctggtgtgCATGGAGCCCTGGTACCAGTCCCAGAATCACACAAACCAGGTGCAGTGGCTCGCCcggtaatcccaacactaaggaggcagaggtgggaggatcagaagttcaaggttaccccGAGAGCAGCTACAGCTGCCTACACAATACTGGGTCTGTCCGCAGTAAATATGCATCAGAAAGAACCTTATGGGGCCCTTCTCCCCCGAATACTGGCTACTAATAGATTCTGAGGGAGGGGCAGGTAGTCACTGTCTGCCACTGAGGAACCTTCCAGCTCAATCCCATGGTTATACAGGCATTTCCAGTTAAACTCATtgggtctcaaaacaaaaggccCACAAAGTCAAAATGTGGTGTTTGTTTGAAGGGAATTTGTAGGGAAGGGGGCGTACGATGCAGGTCGGGGGGATTTAGGAAGGATATAATAATCAGAATGTACCTTATACATGTATGAAGTTGccaaaaaacaacataaaagtaAAGAAGagtagttcaaagtcatcctcagctgcatagtgagcttgaggccagcctagagtaCAGGAAGAAGATTCTGCCAAGTAAACCTCGGGAGGGAAGATCTGGTCCAGGGATCCCATGCTGTCGACCCGCAGCTGCTGGAACGAAAACCAATCAAGCTGACAGGCAGCAGCTGCCATCCCACCTGGCAGGACAGCCCCAAGCCTGGGCCTCAGGAGCCACCTCCTCTGCCAGGCAGAGCCAGACTGGGGCTAGGGACTTCCAAGCCCAGCCCTAAGGAGGTCAGTACTGCAGCTCGCCCCAGGCTCACCACCCACCCCAGGCGTCTGGGGAGTCAGAAGAAATTGCTGACCTGTCCCCTAGAGGAATAATTGCATTAGTGAGGTGGCCTCTGGTGGCTTTGTCAGCAGTTTCAAGGCTTTGAGTTGAGTAATCCTTTGGCGTCTGCCCCAGCAGCTGGCGGTCACAGGCTAGGGGACCCCTCCCAGGCTCAGCTGACCCCACACGGTGTCTTTCTTGTCAGTTCACCATTTTACTGTTCTCGCCCACTCAGCTCAATTCTGAGGGAGCCCAGCTTGCCAAAGATGAATGTCGGGGAGACAAATTCAGAAACAGAACTTCTGTCCTTTAAATGCCTTCTGACCAGATGCTAAGCTAAACTCTAACCCTATTTCTGGCATCTTCCATCgggacagaagagagaaagtaGACCCAGAGGAAGCTTCAACATTAAGGGCAGGGCCTGGCCCTGCGTGAGACCTAGCAGTAGAGAATGGCAGGTTGAGGGGATACTGAGCAGGTCTGGAAGGATGGGTAGGGGTGCCCCTTAGGCACCCCCTTACTCACTCAAACTCCTGTTTGCTGGGCTCAGTTTGCCACAAAGCCTCCCCAAGGTTCCCCTGGGGCGACCTAGGACTTTATCCCTTCCTCGGTCCCGCCTCTATACTGCCAGTCCCAAAAGAGAGGCTCAAGGCCacctgggagagaagaaaaaactcCCTTTGGTGTGGGCCTCACCCTGGCTCCCTCCACCCCACTAACCACGGACAGAACACCTCCCATCCATCCCCAAGACACAGCCACCCGCTCTAGAGCTGAGGAAGGAGATGTGTACCTAGCTCAGCAAATGCCGCCAGACTTGCTTCACGCCCTGGGGCCTGCCTTCATCTGGCCCTGCCTCCAGCCACAAGTTTCACCTGGGTGTCTCACTGTGAGACTCTGGGGTGAACCTGCACTTGTTCACACCcagctctgcccctccctctttACTGTTCCACGGCTGTGTGGCTTGTGTACCTCCCCACTCTGGGCCTCTCTGACTCAGTCTACCAACTGTGAGTTGAGGCTCGGTGTCAGCTTCTCTGCAGGGTCACAGTGGAGGGGGTGGTTTGTGTGAGAGGACTCCAAACACTTTCCCAGAGCTGTTACTGCTGAGACTTCAtctttgcctcctcctccccaccgtCCCTTCCACACCCACTGGTTCTCCATTGCCCTCCGCATTGGTTCTCAGCTGGGCACCCTCAGCTCAGCCTGACCCATTCTACCCCTGCATCTGATTGGTCCCTCTGCCAAGTCCTTGGGCCCCACTTACATGTCTGCATGGGTCAGTTGGGGATGAGTGGGATGTGGGGGCAAGATCTTGGGTGAGGAGCTGAGGACAGAGACTCTGGTGAGAGCCTGGCGTGGAGTTGTCACGGAAGCCGTGAATGTCTGCCTTTGAGACTGCCCACAAAGAGGATGGAAGCCTTCCTAGAGTGGCCTTTGGATGTGTGATACTGATGTCATGTTCTGAGTACAGACCTGGGCGATAATACCCTGGCTTGACTGCTAACGGGAGCTTCTGGCCTGGGTTGGAGTGAGGACAGAGAGGGCAGGCGCGAGAGGCTCAGGACCTCGGCGGATCACCCTGCAAAGCCCCTGAGCTGACTTTCCAAATCCCCAATAGTGCTTCCCTGTCACAGTGAGGGTTAGCCCCACTTAGGGGGCCATGCCCCTCCCTTCTGTTCCCTTAACTCCATGATCCCTCTAGAAGCTCCCAGGCTCTAATGCCCTACTCCACCCTGTGAGGCAAGGGCGGCTGAGGATGGGACTCCCCTCTCCTGCAGACCAACATGCTATTTCCTGCCCTGCTTGTGCCCCCGGAGAAGATGGCAAAGGGGTAGCCTGGCAGGAACAGGACGGGGTGTTCACTGGGTGACAGGCACAGGACGGGGTGTTCACTGGGGTGCCGCTTCAGCCTTCTTAGTACCAGGTTCCAAAACACATTCTCGGAACTATTTAACTTCGTTTTTCCCAGCCACCCTGGAAGACATGCATTTGGAGGAAACCAAGGCTTATATATAGAGACAGTCACTTGCTCAGAGAAGCATGGCCCATCACAGCAGGGATATCATGGAGGTGGACCTACCCTTGCCCTCACTCCCACTCTGTCTCCCTCCAACCATCCCAGGTATAAGCTGGGTAGGGGGACTTGGGTTCAGCAGAGAGACTGCCTGGCACTGGAGTCCAGGTcaggggaggaagtggaggcCACCTGGGCACTCAGAACCTGCTCCAGACAGCTGTGTCTTACCGCATCCTGCCATGGGGAAATGCCCACCAGCTTCTCCGCTGGCCCCAGCCTACCCAACACCTCTGCTCGACTTGACAGCAGAGACACATCTGCTGATGCCAGCCTTCCAGAGGGCAGGTCCCCAAAGCACAGGCCCCACACAGTCCTTTATCAGCACAGGGGTGGGCCTCCCAGGACCCGAAGTGAGTAAGCACCCACACAGGCACCCATGCCTCAAATACATAGCAAATGTCactaaaaaacatttaaagtccTTGGGGAGGTGGGGTCGACAACAAGCCCCCCTCAGAAGATTTGTCATTGGGTAATAGTCGAGCGCGTGCAGTCTCAGCCGGGTTCCTTGGTCCTGGGCAGTGTGTGCAGGGACAGCGACAGCAAAGAATGGACCGGGATGTTGGGCAGCCTGGGAGTCGATGTGAAGACAGCAGGACTGAGCGGCTCCCGGGGCACCTGGGTAAGGCTGCAGGTGTGGCCGGTTGATCCCCTGTGGAGACAGTAAAGATTAAGAGGATCACACACTGCATCCAGAGCTGTGCTGGGAGAAGTCTGGACCCAGAGCCAAGCTCCAGAAGGAAAAGCTCCTAACTCACAcgggagggaagcagaggagaaCCGGGCACCGACAGACACAGTAGACAGAGACGTAGGCTGGGCTGGGCAGCTGCTCACAGGCAGCTGACAGGCTGCTCTTAGGACTGCCGTACCCAATGAGCGCTacagtggctgcctctgctgtgGCCGTGGCTGTGACAGCCTCCAACAAGGAGTCCCCGGGCAGGTGGGGCCTTGGAGAGGATCCCACAGGTATGTCTGGAGGTGAGGTCTGGGCCCTTGAGGAAGAGACTACAAGCGGTAGGTTCCGGGGCCAGGAGAGAAGCTAGAGCCATCTGGTCCCAGTCCCCAGGCTGTAGTGAGCATGAAGGGGTCTGCTGACAACCCCAAAGTCCTAGAAACTCAGAGGCCCACGGATCAGGACCTAACAGTGGAGCTGCTGAGGAAGGCAATGGGTGCTCTTGCGTGTTTTATAACTGCTCTCACGAGAGCCTGCAGCCCCCCACAGGGAGGGAAGGGGGCTGGGAGAGTGGAGGCAGCGTGGATGTCTGCTGGAAACAGGTTGTGAAGGGAGCGGAGAGGCTAAGAGGAGGGATTGATGCCACAGTGGGGAAGCTGCTTTTCCAGATGGGAGTAGCATGATCGTCTAGATTCGGGAAGGTGGGAACCTGAAGACTTGAAAAAggatgaatgggggggggggatgtgcaGCCATCTCAGTCCAGTCCTGTCTCCCCACTCAGGCGTGGGCCCCTCACTCCAGTGCCGCGTGTGTGGAGACAGCAGCAGCGGGAAGCACTATGGCATCTACGCCTGTAATGGCTGCAGTGGCTTCTTCAAGAGGAGCGTGAGGCGGAGGCTCATCTACAGGTGCCGCCAGCTCCGCCGGCCTGCCCCAGTGTGCTTAGCACAGGTGGAGGTTGTTTGGGGAAAGCGAATGTCCAGATTCAAGGCCTGGGGCCTGGGCATGACGCTGGCCCCCAGGAGCTCCCTGTCCTCCGCAGATGCCAGGTGGGGGCAGGAATGTGCCCAGTGGATAAGGCCCATCGCAACCAGTGCCAGGCCTGCCGACTGAAGAAGTGCCTACAAGCAGGCATGAACCAAGATGGTGAGTGGTGGGCCCAGCGGGGTGGGAAAGGCAGTAGAGCAGGTAGTAGCACTGCCGAGGCCCTTGGGGTGTCCTGAGTCTCCTCGCCTTCCAAGCCGTGCAGAATGAACGACAACCCCGAAGCATGGCCCACGTCCAGCTGGACAGCATGGAAACAGGCAATGATCCCCGACCTGAGCCCTTGGCAGCCTCCCCTGCCTTGGCAGGGCTCAGTTCCCAAGGCCCCACGTCTTCATCAGCAGCCAGAGCCATGGGCCACCACTTTATGGCCAGCCTTATCACCGCCGAAACTTGTGCTAAGCTGGAGCCAGAGGATGGTAAGTGGAAGGGCAGTGGGCATGGATCTTTCTCCCCCGGCTTCCGCAGAGTGGGCACTAAGACCACAACCTCCTCCCTTAATAGCTGAAGAGAATATTGATGTCACCAGCAACGACCCCGAGTTCCCTGCATCTCCCTGCAGCCTGGATGGCATCCACGAGACATCAGCTCGCCTACTATTCATGGCCGTCAAATGGGCCAAAAACCTGCCTGTGTTTTCCAACCTGCCCTTCCGGGATCAGGTACACCACACAGCCAGCCGGCTGGATCTGGACCAGGCACAGTTGAAAGTCATAGGCCAGCCAGCTTGGGGGAACATatactcctgggctggtgaggGATAGAGGCTTACACAACTCAGATGGTGACCGAGGGGTACATGTGTTGGGAATGGTCAGGGCAGTGTAAGTAAGTATGTATGTCTCTGGAAGAAGGATGTGCACCAGAGATGTGTAGAGCCTGGGATACAAAGTAAGACCTGTGGCTCTCTGGGTCATTGACTTTCTTTTCGCACACTGCCTGAACTATGGCCACTCTGTTCGAGACAGCCATCTGCATACCCCGCACAACAAAGTGGCTGACCCTTGGTACCTTTAGAGTGCAGACTTTCCATTACTTCAGGCCTGAGTGTCACCCCAGCCTTTCCACATTGAGCAGGCAGAGATCTTACACTGATCTGGGAGAGAGTGACTGCCAGATGTGCTGTGTGTTTGGAGGGAACAGCTTGGAAAAGTCACCCAGTTTCTTGAACTCACTCTTGGAATCATCTTGAAGGCTGTCCAGCATCCCCGGGCTCTAGGCTTATTCTGAATGGCCCAGCCACAGCTCTGGAGAGAATCCACAGGCATCTGGAAACCTAGGTAGCTATGTAGATAGCTGAGCCAGAGCCTGTGTAGGCAGTGGACAGGAGACTCTGGGCACCTAGGAGCAGCCCTTTTGTCCCTGGAGAAAGTGGCAGGCAGGGGACCACTAGGAACTGTGTACCTGTGCTGACGCTCGAACCCTTTCTGGTAACAGGTAATCTTGCTGGAAGAGGCGTGGAATGAACTTTTCCTCCTTGGAGCCATACAGTGGTCTCTGCCCCTGGATAGCTGCCCACTGCTCGCACCACCCGAGGCCTCCGGAGGCTCtcagagcaggctggtcttggcCACTGCAGAGATGCGCTTCCTGCAGGAGACCATCTCCCGGTTCCGTGCACTGGCAGTAGACCCCACAGAGTTTGCCTGCATGAAGGCCCTGGTCCTCTTCAAACCCGGTACTGAGCCCTGGCCCAAGTTTTCCAGAGACATGTTtgggaatttgggggggggggagaggaggaggaggggttcAGGGGTTCTGGTGACCTCCTTCTGCTAGGCTCCTCATAAACCCACCTGGGTATAGGTGGATAGCCTTCCTCTGGGgaaggggggagcagagaaaacagtGTGGCCTGATACTTTGGGTGTTGTGGGATCGGGCAGGCTTCCGGAAGGGAGCTCACTGGTTCTGCTTCTCTCCAGAGACGCGCGGCCTGAAGGATCCTGAGCATGTGGAGGCTTTGCAGGACCAGTCCCAAGTGATGCTCAGCCAGCATAGCAAGGCTCACCACCCCAGCCAGCCTGTTAGGTGACAGTAATGACCTACTCATCCATCTACCCGCCtcgccttcctccctccctctacctgCCTCTCCCGCACCATCTCTGGGCTTCCCTGCTTAGACAGGATAAACGGCTCAGTCGGCAGCATCTACCCAACACCTCCTGTGGACAGACACAGTGCCAGGTCCCAGGAGGGCACCAAAAGACAGAAGCTGCAGGGACGGGTGCTCGGCGTGTAGTCACATGAAAGACAAGGATCACCCAGGCCAGGCGTGGAGAGTGACTTGTATCTGAAGGGATAGCAAAGGccagacttttaaatttttactttttaaagacaggatttcaatTTATGTCCCACACTGGTCTTAAGTTTGGAgttttcctgtctctacttcccaagtgctgggctcgCAGGTGTGCCCTTCTATGACCCTAGCCTTTGACAGGGACCTTGTCTCCATCCCAGGATAGGGtctaaagagaagagaaagtcttATCTGTAAAGGTAGAGACCAGAAGTACGCATCCTTAGGCAGGAGTCCAGTACAGAAGGGTCaaaagagagccgggcggtggtggatctctgtgagtttgaggccagcctggtctacaaagggaattccaggacaggaaccaaaaggctacagagaaaccctgtcttgaaaaaaaaaaaaagaagggtcaAAAGAGTCTTGCTGGTAGGAaggtgggagactgaggcagagagtTGGCCTGGGACCAGCCCGATTAGAGCTTGGCATGCCACTGAAGGCACATCTGACGAGAGAGGTGGAGGGGAACACCAGAGAGTCTGTGGGAGGAGGCGTCATGCCCAGGACTGGATCTCATGCAGACCTTTGTGGCTGTGGGCACAACAGGCAGAGCAGCAACTTCTCTGGGAGATTCCATCGGTCATAGCCGTGGGGAGTGACCATAGGGAGCAGGAGACAGACAACAGTGAGGAACTCTGGGAATTAGAAGGGGACAGATTTAACCCTTGGCCAAAGGCAGGGAAGGAGCAAAGAGATGCATTTGGGAGCAATGGGCTTTCAGAACTTGAAAGTTGAGAGTCTGGAAGGAGCTTGCCAAGCTCTGGAGGAAGTGTGGAAGGTATACCGTGGAGATGATGTGCAGAAAAGTCAGGCATGAGTGAACACGATGTGGCCGgcacaggctgggtggtggtggtagatgCAGGTGGAGGGTCCCGACTTAGTTTAGCATCAGGAAAGACACTGAAACATCAGCTGGTTTATCCCACTCAGCCAGGCTTCTGTGGACCATCCTAGACCACATTATCTACATTCTTTCGAAGAACTGGCGGCAGGAGCATCCTCAAGCCCCTCTCCAGTAGGCAAGGTCAGCACCGTGTGGTGCAGGAACAGAGAGCATGGTGAAATGTCGGCGCTAAGCCCTGACACAGACATCCAGAAGCCAGGGGTCTCCCTGGTCCCCTCAGAGGCACCTGATCATgtatcacatttaaaaaatactgaggAAGGTTTTCTATGTAGAGGCAGGGGAAACTACTCAAGTATCTGCCAAGCAAACTTAAGGACCTGAGTatgcatccccagaacccacacaaaagccAGGCGTGGTTGCATGTGTCTGTCAGCCCAGCGCTGAATTGGGTGGAGACGGGTGGATCCATGGAGCTCACTGGCCGGCCAGCCTAGCTGAACtgaggagctccaggttcagttgaGAGACCACGTCTCAAGACACATGGAggaagggctagggagatggctcagtggataagagcatttgctgtgcaagcatgaggacatgggttcaaatccccagcacccatgtgaaaatgcTGAAAATGCTGGGTAAAGcaggctaaataaataaaaaccagtgTTGGGCAACAGAAACAGTCAGATCCCAGGAGCTCTCTGTCCAGGAAGCCTAAATAACAAGGTTTTGGTTCAGAAAGAAACCTCAtctcaaaggaagaaagcagggatGTACAGGAAGCTCAGTgtcttctcctggcctctgtggatatACTCCAACACACGGATGTGGatacattgtatgtgtgtgtgtactcacaggcatgtgcacacatacacacataaaatatagatA
Proteins encoded in this region:
- the Nr2e3 gene encoding photoreceptor-specific nuclear receptor yields the protein MSATVAASAVAVAVTASNKESPGRWGLGEDPTGVGPSLQCRVCGDSSSGKHYGIYACNGCSGFFKRSVRRRLIYRCQVGAGMCPVDKAHRNQCQACRLKKCLQAGMNQDAVQNERQPRSMAHVQLDSMETGNDPRPEPLAASPALAGLSSQGPTSSSAARAMGHHFMASLITAETCAKLEPEDAEENIDVTSNDPEFPASPCSLDGIHETSARLLFMAVKWAKNLPVFSNLPFRDQVILLEEAWNELFLLGAIQWSLPLDSCPLLAPPEASGGSQSRLVLATAEMRFLQETISRFRALAVDPTEFACMKALVLFKPETRGLKDPEHVEALQDQSQVMLSQHSKAHHPSQPVRFGKLLLLLPSLRFITAERIELLFFRKTIGNTPMEKLLCDMFKN